A stretch of Carya illinoinensis cultivar Pawnee chromosome 14, C.illinoinensisPawnee_v1, whole genome shotgun sequence DNA encodes these proteins:
- the LOC122294994 gene encoding uncharacterized protein LOC122294994 isoform X1 → MSRSKALEDITALKEETETLKNSLAPISTRTADLIKRISESLPKMYAPLGTDRGGAGAEKKGSYNDGTKGVNAARKEVETLIGDPTPLNPIVKMLGDTVKALKTLEDRLKEARDKK, encoded by the exons ATCAAAAGCCCTGGAAGACATTACCGCACTTAAGGAAGAGACGGAAACGCTGAAAAACTCGCTGGCTCCAATATCAACGCGCACTGCGGATCTAATCAAACGCATAAGCGAAAGCCTCCCAAAAATGTATGCTCCCTTAGGAACTGATcg TGGTGGCGCAGGGGCCGAGAAGAAAGGCAGTTACAATGATGGCACTAAGGGAGTTAATGCAGCTCGGAAAGAGGTTGAAACTCTGATAGGAGATCCAACACCGCTGAACCCAATTGTGAAAATGCTGGGAGACACGGTCAAAGCCCTCAAAACTCTGGAGGATCGTCTCAAAGAAGCGAGGGATAAgaagtaa
- the LOC122294994 gene encoding uncharacterized protein LOC122294994 isoform X2 yields the protein MSRSKALEDITALKEETETLKNSLAPISTRTADLIKRISESLPKIGGAGAEKKGSYNDGTKGVNAARKEVETLIGDPTPLNPIVKMLGDTVKALKTLEDRLKEARDKK from the exons ATCAAAAGCCCTGGAAGACATTACCGCACTTAAGGAAGAGACGGAAACGCTGAAAAACTCGCTGGCTCCAATATCAACGCGCACTGCGGATCTAATCAAACGCATAAGCGAAAGCCTCCCAAAAAT TGGTGGCGCAGGGGCCGAGAAGAAAGGCAGTTACAATGATGGCACTAAGGGAGTTAATGCAGCTCGGAAAGAGGTTGAAACTCTGATAGGAGATCCAACACCGCTGAACCCAATTGTGAAAATGCTGGGAGACACGGTCAAAGCCCTCAAAACTCTGGAGGATCGTCTCAAAGAAGCGAGGGATAAgaagtaa